The Styela clava chromosome 10, kaStyClav1.hap1.2, whole genome shotgun sequence genome window below encodes:
- the LOC120337679 gene encoding metabotropic glutamate receptor 3-like isoform X1 produces MDLFDAKSFCFIVMNLICIKTLTNASEEYVDPAEVIYGDLVQFRDGHIIIAVLLPITTSDENENCRNEFRNEGIQMVEQVNMAIEKVNADENFLPGIKIGTVIINTCLSVPNTLTKVIFDVLRKYILDNQCHNSCLNPDEPRILAGVLGAMKSSVSMQIARLLQVFYIPQISYFSTNPELSDKNRFQYFFRTVPSDTKQTLAMTHFIEQMGWNYVSVLYENDPYGINGNAEIVHHFKDNNICFAETILVEVKSNMGYYIGIVDDLMKKSTANAVILFMGAWLAEKIITATKYVEGAENKFTWMASDAWIEYLPYSNADEAFIQSIDGSIGFRPNFVHNQNLSAMIENITLDRYQGLNKTLNPWWEHYISNTNNCSLQKGNMTYGKRICSSNETISGFTHLDNSIEESVMVFVHALNSYHQDICTNITKENGLCGELRDMSGTNILAKELYHYIKNVSFTTDDGRLFEFDENQDAPSVYRISIYNRNMSSDYKNTNGWTPIKTYDDKGFHNYNVDWRQGEVSSVCSQPCMQGQAKKTAEQLCCWFCQNCTERQFVSNGTECVDCSEDMMPNAEQDQCILIPIQKLEYDSGYTIGCLVVGVFGLLCTSFVTAIYIKFRHTAIVRASGMELCFFVLFGIFFTLTNCFVITAPPTIFSCALSRVILAIGPACMYSGLLVKTIRVVFIFHSKRIMSTRTKAYLEPVPILFITLLVVVVQIVILIPWLVINNPKVTVKYYENEAFLTCEHIINEEIFVGIAYPFVIIIICTILATINRNAPTGFRETLFIGFAMYTTCVTWIAFLPLFFTHSAEIFKQLTTISVALSVSAITVLFCLFVPRCYTMVFYPEFNTSESVMGHTGSFTGTKPPRPKAKTVDGVENNAYSMSPTADAKPRST; encoded by the exons ATGGATTTATTCGATGCCAAGTCCTTTTGTTTCATCGTGATGAATTTGATAT GTATCAAAACTTTGACAAATGCGAGTGAAGAATACGTTGATCCTGCCGAA GTGATTTATGGAGATTTGGTTCAATTTCGTGACGGTCACATTATAATTGCTGTGCTGCTTCCAATTACAACGAGTGATGAAAATGAAAACTGTCGGAATGAATTTCGCAACGAAGGAATACAAATGGTGGAACAAGTCAACATGGCCATTGAAAAG GTGAATgctgatgaaaattttttacctGGAATTAAAATTGGCACTGTTATTATCAACACGTGTCTTTCTGTACCTAACACATTAACAAAG GTAATATTTGATGTTTTACGCAAATACATATTAGACAATCAATGTCATAACAGCTGCCTGAATCCTGACGAACCGAGAATTCTAGCAG GAGTACTTGGTGCTATGAAAAGCTCGGTATCCATGCAGATTGCTAGATTACTTCAGGTTTTTTATATTCCACAG ATCAGCTACTTTTCAACAAATCCAGAATTGAGTGACAAGAatagatttcaatattttttcagaacTGTTCCATCTGACACTAAACAG ACTCTGGCTATGACGCACTTTATCGAACAAATGGGATGGAATTACGTGTCAGTACTTTATGAAAATGATCCTTATGGAATAAACGGAAACGCTG agatTGTTCATCACTTTAAAGACAATAATATATGTTTTGCTGAAACAATATTGGTCGAGGTTAAATCTAACATGGGTTACTATATCGGTATCGTAGACGATCTGATGAAAAAATCTACTGCTAACG CCGTCATATTATTTATGGGGGCATGGTTGGCTGAAAAAATAATAACTGCAACAAAATACGTCGAAGGAGCGGAGAATAAATTTACGTGGATGGCCTCGGATGCATGGATAGAATATTTGCCATATTCCAATGCAGATGAAGCATTCATCCAAAGTATCGACG GTTCTATAGGTTTCAGACCAAATTTTGTTCATAATCAAAACCTCAGTGCCATGATCGAAAATATAACGTTAGATAGATATCAAGGCCTAAACAAAACTCTGAATCCCTGGTGGGAACATTATATCAGTAACACCAACAACTGTTCATTACAAAAAG GTAATATGACATATGGGAAGCGAATTTGTTCTTCCAACGAAACAATAAGTGGATTCACTCATTTGGataat TCCATTGAAGAATCGGTGATGGTTTTTGTGCATGCACTAAATTCATACCATCAGGATATTTGCACCAACATAACAAAGGAGAATGGATTATGCGGGGAATTAAGAGATATGTCTGGAACAAACATATTAGCAAAAGAGTTATATCACTATATAAAGAATGTTTCTTTCACAA CTGACGACGGAAGACTATTCGAGTTTGATGAAAATCAGGACGCACCAAGTGTTTATAGAATATCAATTTACAACAGGAACATGTCAAGCGATTACAAAAATACAAACGGCTGGACACCGATTAAGACCTATGATGATAAAG gGTTTCATAATTACAATGTCGACTGGAGACAAGGTGAGGTTTCTTCTGTATGCAGTCAACCATGTATGCAAGGACAAGCTAAGAAAACAGCTGAGCAG TTATGCTGTTGGTTTTGTCAAAATTGTACTGAACGACAATTTGTTTCTAATGGAACTGAATGTGTCGACTGCTCAGAAGACATGATGCCAAATGCTGAACAGGATCAATGTATTCTAATACCAATTCA aaaactGGAGTATGATTCTGGTTACACAATCGGATGTTTGGTCGTGGGGGTGTTTGGATTACTTTGCACTTCATTTGTTACTGcgatttatatcaaatttagaCACACTGCAATAGTACGAGCTTCGGGAATG GAACTGTGCTTCTTTGTGTTGTTTGggatatttttcacattgacGAATTGCTTTGTTATCACTGCTCCACCGACTATTTTCTCCTGTGCTCTGTCGAGGGTCATACTAGCCATTGGGCCTGCCTGTATGTATTCTGGTCTACTGGTAAAAACGATTCGagtggtttttatatttcactcAAAACGAATCATGTCCACGAGG ACGAAAGCCTATCTTGAACCGGTACCGATATTATTCATCACGCTCTTGGTTGTTGTAGTTCAAATTGTGATTCTCATACCATGGCTCGTGATAAATAACCCGAAGGTTACTGTTAAATACTATGAAAATGAAGCATTTTTAACATGTGAACACATTATAAATGAAGAAATATTTGTTGGAATTGCCTACCCGtttgtaattataattatttgtaCAATTCTTGCTACAATAAACAGAAATGCACCGACTGGATTTCGGGAAACATTATTCATAG GTTTTGCAATGTATACAACGTGCGTAACGTGGATTGCATTTCTTCCTTTATTTTTTACTCACTCAGCAGAAATATTTAAACAG TTGACAACAATTTCAGTTGCACTGAGTGTTAGTGCAATTACTGTTCTGTTTTGCTTATTTGTTCCTCGGTGTTACACAATGGTATTTTATCCTGAATTCAATACGTCTGAATCGGTCATGGGACATACAGG
- the LOC120337679 gene encoding metabotropic glutamate receptor 4-like isoform X2 codes for MDLFDAKSFCFIVMNLICIKTLTNASEEYVDPAEVIYGDLVQFRDGHIIIAVLLPITTSDENENCRNEFRNEGIQMVEQVNMAIEKVIFDVLRKYILDNQCHNSCLNPDEPRILAGVLGAMKSSVSMQIARLLQVFYIPQISYFSTNPELSDKNRFQYFFRTVPSDTKQTLAMTHFIEQMGWNYVSVLYENDPYGINGNAEIVHHFKDNNICFAETILVEVKSNMGYYIGIVDDLMKKSTANAVILFMGAWLAEKIITATKYVEGAENKFTWMASDAWIEYLPYSNADEAFIQSIDGSIGFRPNFVHNQNLSAMIENITLDRYQGLNKTLNPWWEHYISNTNNCSLQKGNMTYGKRICSSNETISGFTHLDNSIEESVMVFVHALNSYHQDICTNITKENGLCGELRDMSGTNILAKELYHYIKNVSFTTDDGRLFEFDENQDAPSVYRISIYNRNMSSDYKNTNGWTPIKTYDDKGFHNYNVDWRQGEVSSVCSQPCMQGQAKKTAEQLCCWFCQNCTERQFVSNGTECVDCSEDMMPNAEQDQCILIPIQKLEYDSGYTIGCLVVGVFGLLCTSFVTAIYIKFRHTAIVRASGMELCFFVLFGIFFTLTNCFVITAPPTIFSCALSRVILAIGPACMYSGLLVKTIRVVFIFHSKRIMSTRTKAYLEPVPILFITLLVVVVQIVILIPWLVINNPKVTVKYYENEAFLTCEHIINEEIFVGIAYPFVIIIICTILATINRNAPTGFRETLFIGFAMYTTCVTWIAFLPLFFTHSAEIFKQLTTISVALSVSAITVLFCLFVPRCYTMVFYPEFNTSESVMGHTGSFTGTKPPRPKAKTVDGVENNAYSMSPTADAKPRST; via the exons ATGGATTTATTCGATGCCAAGTCCTTTTGTTTCATCGTGATGAATTTGATAT GTATCAAAACTTTGACAAATGCGAGTGAAGAATACGTTGATCCTGCCGAA GTGATTTATGGAGATTTGGTTCAATTTCGTGACGGTCACATTATAATTGCTGTGCTGCTTCCAATTACAACGAGTGATGAAAATGAAAACTGTCGGAATGAATTTCGCAACGAAGGAATACAAATGGTGGAACAAGTCAACATGGCCATTGAAAAG GTAATATTTGATGTTTTACGCAAATACATATTAGACAATCAATGTCATAACAGCTGCCTGAATCCTGACGAACCGAGAATTCTAGCAG GAGTACTTGGTGCTATGAAAAGCTCGGTATCCATGCAGATTGCTAGATTACTTCAGGTTTTTTATATTCCACAG ATCAGCTACTTTTCAACAAATCCAGAATTGAGTGACAAGAatagatttcaatattttttcagaacTGTTCCATCTGACACTAAACAG ACTCTGGCTATGACGCACTTTATCGAACAAATGGGATGGAATTACGTGTCAGTACTTTATGAAAATGATCCTTATGGAATAAACGGAAACGCTG agatTGTTCATCACTTTAAAGACAATAATATATGTTTTGCTGAAACAATATTGGTCGAGGTTAAATCTAACATGGGTTACTATATCGGTATCGTAGACGATCTGATGAAAAAATCTACTGCTAACG CCGTCATATTATTTATGGGGGCATGGTTGGCTGAAAAAATAATAACTGCAACAAAATACGTCGAAGGAGCGGAGAATAAATTTACGTGGATGGCCTCGGATGCATGGATAGAATATTTGCCATATTCCAATGCAGATGAAGCATTCATCCAAAGTATCGACG GTTCTATAGGTTTCAGACCAAATTTTGTTCATAATCAAAACCTCAGTGCCATGATCGAAAATATAACGTTAGATAGATATCAAGGCCTAAACAAAACTCTGAATCCCTGGTGGGAACATTATATCAGTAACACCAACAACTGTTCATTACAAAAAG GTAATATGACATATGGGAAGCGAATTTGTTCTTCCAACGAAACAATAAGTGGATTCACTCATTTGGataat TCCATTGAAGAATCGGTGATGGTTTTTGTGCATGCACTAAATTCATACCATCAGGATATTTGCACCAACATAACAAAGGAGAATGGATTATGCGGGGAATTAAGAGATATGTCTGGAACAAACATATTAGCAAAAGAGTTATATCACTATATAAAGAATGTTTCTTTCACAA CTGACGACGGAAGACTATTCGAGTTTGATGAAAATCAGGACGCACCAAGTGTTTATAGAATATCAATTTACAACAGGAACATGTCAAGCGATTACAAAAATACAAACGGCTGGACACCGATTAAGACCTATGATGATAAAG gGTTTCATAATTACAATGTCGACTGGAGACAAGGTGAGGTTTCTTCTGTATGCAGTCAACCATGTATGCAAGGACAAGCTAAGAAAACAGCTGAGCAG TTATGCTGTTGGTTTTGTCAAAATTGTACTGAACGACAATTTGTTTCTAATGGAACTGAATGTGTCGACTGCTCAGAAGACATGATGCCAAATGCTGAACAGGATCAATGTATTCTAATACCAATTCA aaaactGGAGTATGATTCTGGTTACACAATCGGATGTTTGGTCGTGGGGGTGTTTGGATTACTTTGCACTTCATTTGTTACTGcgatttatatcaaatttagaCACACTGCAATAGTACGAGCTTCGGGAATG GAACTGTGCTTCTTTGTGTTGTTTGggatatttttcacattgacGAATTGCTTTGTTATCACTGCTCCACCGACTATTTTCTCCTGTGCTCTGTCGAGGGTCATACTAGCCATTGGGCCTGCCTGTATGTATTCTGGTCTACTGGTAAAAACGATTCGagtggtttttatatttcactcAAAACGAATCATGTCCACGAGG ACGAAAGCCTATCTTGAACCGGTACCGATATTATTCATCACGCTCTTGGTTGTTGTAGTTCAAATTGTGATTCTCATACCATGGCTCGTGATAAATAACCCGAAGGTTACTGTTAAATACTATGAAAATGAAGCATTTTTAACATGTGAACACATTATAAATGAAGAAATATTTGTTGGAATTGCCTACCCGtttgtaattataattatttgtaCAATTCTTGCTACAATAAACAGAAATGCACCGACTGGATTTCGGGAAACATTATTCATAG GTTTTGCAATGTATACAACGTGCGTAACGTGGATTGCATTTCTTCCTTTATTTTTTACTCACTCAGCAGAAATATTTAAACAG TTGACAACAATTTCAGTTGCACTGAGTGTTAGTGCAATTACTGTTCTGTTTTGCTTATTTGTTCCTCGGTGTTACACAATGGTATTTTATCCTGAATTCAATACGTCTGAATCGGTCATGGGACATACAGG
- the LOC120337679 gene encoding metabotropic glutamate receptor 4-like isoform X3, translated as MVEQVNMAIEKVNADENFLPGIKIGTVIINTCLSVPNTLTKVIFDVLRKYILDNQCHNSCLNPDEPRILAGVLGAMKSSVSMQIARLLQVFYIPQISYFSTNPELSDKNRFQYFFRTVPSDTKQTLAMTHFIEQMGWNYVSVLYENDPYGINGNAEIVHHFKDNNICFAETILVEVKSNMGYYIGIVDDLMKKSTANAVILFMGAWLAEKIITATKYVEGAENKFTWMASDAWIEYLPYSNADEAFIQSIDGSIGFRPNFVHNQNLSAMIENITLDRYQGLNKTLNPWWEHYISNTNNCSLQKGNMTYGKRICSSNETISGFTHLDNSIEESVMVFVHALNSYHQDICTNITKENGLCGELRDMSGTNILAKELYHYIKNVSFTTDDGRLFEFDENQDAPSVYRISIYNRNMSSDYKNTNGWTPIKTYDDKGFHNYNVDWRQGEVSSVCSQPCMQGQAKKTAEQLCCWFCQNCTERQFVSNGTECVDCSEDMMPNAEQDQCILIPIQKLEYDSGYTIGCLVVGVFGLLCTSFVTAIYIKFRHTAIVRASGMELCFFVLFGIFFTLTNCFVITAPPTIFSCALSRVILAIGPACMYSGLLVKTIRVVFIFHSKRIMSTRTKAYLEPVPILFITLLVVVVQIVILIPWLVINNPKVTVKYYENEAFLTCEHIINEEIFVGIAYPFVIIIICTILATINRNAPTGFRETLFIGFAMYTTCVTWIAFLPLFFTHSAEIFKQLTTISVALSVSAITVLFCLFVPRCYTMVFYPEFNTSESVMGHTGSFTGTKPPRPKAKTVDGVENNAYSMSPTADAKPRST; from the exons ATGGTGGAACAAGTCAACATGGCCATTGAAAAG GTGAATgctgatgaaaattttttacctGGAATTAAAATTGGCACTGTTATTATCAACACGTGTCTTTCTGTACCTAACACATTAACAAAG GTAATATTTGATGTTTTACGCAAATACATATTAGACAATCAATGTCATAACAGCTGCCTGAATCCTGACGAACCGAGAATTCTAGCAG GAGTACTTGGTGCTATGAAAAGCTCGGTATCCATGCAGATTGCTAGATTACTTCAGGTTTTTTATATTCCACAG ATCAGCTACTTTTCAACAAATCCAGAATTGAGTGACAAGAatagatttcaatattttttcagaacTGTTCCATCTGACACTAAACAG ACTCTGGCTATGACGCACTTTATCGAACAAATGGGATGGAATTACGTGTCAGTACTTTATGAAAATGATCCTTATGGAATAAACGGAAACGCTG agatTGTTCATCACTTTAAAGACAATAATATATGTTTTGCTGAAACAATATTGGTCGAGGTTAAATCTAACATGGGTTACTATATCGGTATCGTAGACGATCTGATGAAAAAATCTACTGCTAACG CCGTCATATTATTTATGGGGGCATGGTTGGCTGAAAAAATAATAACTGCAACAAAATACGTCGAAGGAGCGGAGAATAAATTTACGTGGATGGCCTCGGATGCATGGATAGAATATTTGCCATATTCCAATGCAGATGAAGCATTCATCCAAAGTATCGACG GTTCTATAGGTTTCAGACCAAATTTTGTTCATAATCAAAACCTCAGTGCCATGATCGAAAATATAACGTTAGATAGATATCAAGGCCTAAACAAAACTCTGAATCCCTGGTGGGAACATTATATCAGTAACACCAACAACTGTTCATTACAAAAAG GTAATATGACATATGGGAAGCGAATTTGTTCTTCCAACGAAACAATAAGTGGATTCACTCATTTGGataat TCCATTGAAGAATCGGTGATGGTTTTTGTGCATGCACTAAATTCATACCATCAGGATATTTGCACCAACATAACAAAGGAGAATGGATTATGCGGGGAATTAAGAGATATGTCTGGAACAAACATATTAGCAAAAGAGTTATATCACTATATAAAGAATGTTTCTTTCACAA CTGACGACGGAAGACTATTCGAGTTTGATGAAAATCAGGACGCACCAAGTGTTTATAGAATATCAATTTACAACAGGAACATGTCAAGCGATTACAAAAATACAAACGGCTGGACACCGATTAAGACCTATGATGATAAAG gGTTTCATAATTACAATGTCGACTGGAGACAAGGTGAGGTTTCTTCTGTATGCAGTCAACCATGTATGCAAGGACAAGCTAAGAAAACAGCTGAGCAG TTATGCTGTTGGTTTTGTCAAAATTGTACTGAACGACAATTTGTTTCTAATGGAACTGAATGTGTCGACTGCTCAGAAGACATGATGCCAAATGCTGAACAGGATCAATGTATTCTAATACCAATTCA aaaactGGAGTATGATTCTGGTTACACAATCGGATGTTTGGTCGTGGGGGTGTTTGGATTACTTTGCACTTCATTTGTTACTGcgatttatatcaaatttagaCACACTGCAATAGTACGAGCTTCGGGAATG GAACTGTGCTTCTTTGTGTTGTTTGggatatttttcacattgacGAATTGCTTTGTTATCACTGCTCCACCGACTATTTTCTCCTGTGCTCTGTCGAGGGTCATACTAGCCATTGGGCCTGCCTGTATGTATTCTGGTCTACTGGTAAAAACGATTCGagtggtttttatatttcactcAAAACGAATCATGTCCACGAGG ACGAAAGCCTATCTTGAACCGGTACCGATATTATTCATCACGCTCTTGGTTGTTGTAGTTCAAATTGTGATTCTCATACCATGGCTCGTGATAAATAACCCGAAGGTTACTGTTAAATACTATGAAAATGAAGCATTTTTAACATGTGAACACATTATAAATGAAGAAATATTTGTTGGAATTGCCTACCCGtttgtaattataattatttgtaCAATTCTTGCTACAATAAACAGAAATGCACCGACTGGATTTCGGGAAACATTATTCATAG GTTTTGCAATGTATACAACGTGCGTAACGTGGATTGCATTTCTTCCTTTATTTTTTACTCACTCAGCAGAAATATTTAAACAG TTGACAACAATTTCAGTTGCACTGAGTGTTAGTGCAATTACTGTTCTGTTTTGCTTATTTGTTCCTCGGTGTTACACAATGGTATTTTATCCTGAATTCAATACGTCTGAATCGGTCATGGGACATACAGG